In a single window of the Flavivirga spongiicola genome:
- a CDS encoding phospholipase D family protein, whose amino-acid sequence MTTRIYPTFKFKNYCLIVLIVFSACNTKKTNVQETDFCSQIHRNDDVTLSNELEDVAELMKTKTGVYVLEDGSGSMVARAWLSEYAEKTIDIQYFIFSTDNVGLIACDYLIRAADRGVKVRIIVDDIMVDADIEDLLTFSSHENITLKIYNPGVNLGKNLFNKIKKFATDFRTANQRMHNKAFIVDGKVVITGGRNIADEYFDYDHEYNFRDRDILLLGKESEEVNKSFDAFWNSALSKDVTSIIEEDSKKVYSENRFNNLHEYACNPDNFWPQVRERIENLPATFKDIRNSGGLVWLDDVEFVSDIPGKNDGQNGLGGGGISTSALIDLVKNAKSSIEIQTPYLITSELSQNLFREAVERGVKIRILTNSLASTDNVEAFSSYQTDRTKLLHTGVKIYEFRPDAAERMKIMTGELQETLDHKPIFGLHAKTMVIDNKITVIGTFNLDPRSANLNTECIVIVRSDKVSSGVLKGMEEEFKPENSWETTLEFNPDSEVNKYKRIKTWTRKIIPKEIL is encoded by the coding sequence ATGACAACAAGAATATACCCTACATTTAAGTTCAAAAATTATTGCCTTATTGTTTTAATTGTATTCTCTGCTTGTAATACAAAGAAAACCAATGTACAAGAAACAGATTTTTGCTCGCAAATTCATAGAAATGATGATGTAACACTTTCAAATGAACTTGAAGATGTAGCAGAATTAATGAAAACTAAAACTGGAGTCTATGTTCTGGAAGATGGCAGTGGTTCTATGGTTGCCAGAGCATGGTTAAGTGAATATGCCGAAAAGACGATAGATATTCAATACTTTATTTTTTCAACAGATAATGTCGGACTCATCGCTTGTGACTATTTGATAAGAGCGGCAGATCGTGGTGTTAAAGTAAGAATTATTGTTGATGACATTATGGTTGATGCGGACATCGAAGATTTACTCACCTTTAGTTCTCATGAAAATATTACCCTAAAAATTTATAATCCAGGTGTTAATCTAGGAAAGAACCTTTTTAATAAAATTAAAAAATTTGCAACAGACTTTAGAACTGCTAATCAACGCATGCACAACAAAGCATTTATAGTAGATGGCAAAGTGGTTATTACAGGTGGTCGAAATATTGCAGACGAATACTTTGATTATGACCACGAATATAATTTTAGAGATAGAGATATTCTACTATTAGGCAAAGAATCTGAAGAAGTTAATAAATCCTTTGATGCATTTTGGAACAGTGCTTTAAGTAAAGATGTTACCAGTATCATTGAAGAAGATTCTAAAAAGGTTTATTCAGAAAACAGATTTAATAATCTTCATGAGTACGCATGCAACCCTGATAATTTTTGGCCACAAGTAAGAGAAAGAATAGAGAATTTACCTGCTACATTTAAAGACATTAGAAATTCCGGAGGGCTAGTTTGGTTAGATGATGTAGAATTTGTTTCTGATATTCCAGGTAAAAATGATGGTCAAAATGGTTTAGGGGGTGGAGGCATTTCAACCAGTGCATTAATTGATCTGGTTAAAAATGCGAAATCTTCCATTGAGATCCAAACACCGTACCTAATTACTTCTGAGTTAAGTCAAAACCTATTTAGGGAAGCCGTTGAACGTGGCGTAAAAATTAGAATACTTACCAATAGTCTGGCTTCAACAGATAATGTAGAAGCTTTTAGTAGTTATCAAACAGACAGAACCAAATTGTTGCATACTGGTGTTAAAATATATGAATTTCGTCCTGATGCAGCAGAACGTATGAAAATAATGACCGGAGAACTCCAAGAAACTTTAGACCATAAACCCATATTTGGACTTCATGCAAAAACCATGGTCATTGATAATAAAATAACAGTCATAGGCACCTTTAATCTTGATCCCAGAAGCGCAAATTTAAATACGGAGTGTATCGTTATTGTTCGTTCAGACAAGGTTTCTAGTGGTGTTTTAAAAGGTATGGAAGAAGAATTTAAACCTGAAAATTCGTGGGAAACAACTCTAGAATTCAACCCAGATTCTGAGGTAAATAAATATAAGCGTATAAAAACCTGGACACGAAAAATAATTCCAAAGGAAATTTTGTAA
- a CDS encoding RNA polymerase sigma-70 factor, translated as MAGINSLKNSVSNINVSFASLLEKRDEVAYETLFRLYYIKLIHIAKSYLIYQEDAEEVVQDVFLKLWEQKSKFKTISNINGYMFSMTKNMCLDKLRHEKIKRKFIDNNLRVKAGIQYDFIKDEAASLLLESELEQRIMKSIDLLPEKCRQVFIKSRMEGLKHQEIADELGISHRTVENHVSKAIKHMKLHLKDFLTIFL; from the coding sequence TTGGCAGGGATTAATTCATTGAAAAATAGCGTATCAAATATTAATGTATCATTTGCATCTCTTCTTGAAAAAAGAGATGAGGTTGCCTATGAAACTTTGTTTAGGCTTTACTACATTAAATTAATTCATATTGCCAAAAGCTATTTAATATATCAAGAAGATGCAGAAGAAGTTGTGCAAGATGTCTTTTTAAAGTTATGGGAACAAAAAAGCAAATTCAAAACCATATCAAATATCAATGGTTACATGTTTTCAATGACTAAAAATATGTGTCTTGATAAATTGCGCCACGAAAAAATAAAGCGCAAGTTTATAGATAATAATTTAAGAGTAAAGGCAGGTATTCAATATGATTTTATTAAAGACGAAGCGGCATCATTGCTTTTAGAAAGTGAGTTGGAGCAAAGGATAATGAAAAGCATTGATCTTCTACCAGAAAAATGCAGGCAGGTTTTTATTAAAAGTAGAATGGAGGGGTTAAAACATCAGGAAATTGCTGATGAATTAGGTATTTCTCATCGTACCGTAGAAAACCACGTTTCAAAAGCAATTAAACATATGAAACTCCATTTGAAAGATTTCCTAACAATTTTTTTGTAA
- a CDS encoding FecR family protein produces MQEREIIKYLTEKSSKSEQKKMEDWITASQENAKIFNEQKALYVAATFDNTVQEIDIEEGYIKFTKAIKPKPKYYKYAVAASIILMVGLTIFLNRDEDTSQFQDSIIVNNQIQTGTDKAILTLENGEEVTLIKGNSFQTPHATSNGKEITYNNNTSLELVYNYLTVPRGGKFHLTLSDSTEVWLNSESQLKYPVSFTDGNSRQVELVYGEAYFDVSSSTNHKGADFKVFHNKQEVEVLGTEFNIKAYKDETNIYTTLVEGKVVINAANKSKVLSPTEQANLDITSNSISITTVNVYNEISWKDDVFSFNEKSLKEIMVSLSRWYDMEVVFENKSLEEIKFVGVLRKHQSIEEILTYIMSSSINNYEIHDKTIILK; encoded by the coding sequence ATGCAAGAACGAGAAATTATAAAATACCTAACTGAAAAGTCCTCGAAAAGTGAACAAAAAAAAATGGAGGATTGGATTACCGCATCTCAAGAAAATGCCAAAATATTCAATGAGCAAAAGGCTTTATACGTTGCCGCAACTTTTGATAATACCGTTCAAGAAATTGATATAGAAGAGGGGTATATCAAATTTACAAAAGCTATAAAACCGAAACCCAAATATTACAAATACGCAGTTGCAGCTTCAATTATATTGATGGTAGGACTAACAATATTCCTAAATAGAGATGAAGATACATCGCAGTTCCAAGATTCAATTATTGTAAACAACCAAATCCAAACAGGTACCGACAAAGCAATTCTAACGTTGGAGAATGGAGAGGAAGTTACTTTAATAAAAGGGAATTCCTTTCAAACGCCACATGCTACTAGCAATGGAAAAGAGATAACTTATAATAATAATACATCACTTGAATTAGTCTATAACTATTTAACAGTTCCTAGAGGAGGGAAATTCCATTTAACCCTTTCAGATAGTACAGAGGTATGGTTAAACTCAGAAAGTCAATTGAAATACCCCGTAAGCTTTACTGACGGTAATAGTCGTCAGGTAGAACTTGTTTATGGAGAAGCCTATTTCGATGTGTCGTCAAGTACCAATCATAAAGGAGCTGACTTTAAAGTATTTCATAACAAGCAAGAAGTGGAAGTGTTAGGAACCGAGTTTAATATCAAAGCCTATAAAGATGAAACCAATATTTATACTACGTTGGTAGAAGGTAAAGTGGTTATTAATGCAGCCAATAAGAGCAAAGTATTGTCACCTACAGAACAAGCAAATCTCGATATCACTTCTAATAGTATTTCTATAACTACAGTCAATGTTTATAATGAAATATCATGGAAAGATGATGTGTTTAGCTTTAATGAAAAATCATTAAAAGAAATTATGGTATCTCTATCACGTTGGTATGATATGGAAGTAGTTTTTGAAAACAAATCCCTTGAGGAGATTAAGTTTGTAGGTGTTTTAAGAAAGCATCAAAGTATTGAGGAAATCTTAACATACATTATGTCAAGTTCCATTAACAATTATGAAATACACGATAAAACAATCATATTGAAGTAA
- a CDS encoding SusC/RagA family TonB-linked outer membrane protein produces MMRTFIFLFSITMFGFMPNAVLSQKSKIKIKEDKHLTVDQVFRLIMDQTDYNFIYEVGLFKDFPTIEVKKGAENANKLLRRSLGYKNLNVVVSKSNTIIVKDAKTIQQRQISGKVIDQAGLPIAGVTVQVKGTIKAIATNFDGTYTITVTDSQNVLVFSSLGFKDQEVLVANQTKINVVLLEDVSKLDEVVVSTGYQKISKERVTGSVQQIRNKDLSVKTAQNILSKLEGEVAGLLVDEKDEFVIRGLGSMKIGGRPLIVVDGFPITQDLSSINPNDIKDISVLRDAAAASIWGIRAANGVIVIVTKKGNRERKPTIEFSTNFAITPKYSLKDLSYAPSSSFLEFQKHRVDNEWLYRFGFGGYFDTALDTYFLLDQGQISQNEADNIINDFRNTDGRKEFEDLFRNNTYWSQYNLAFNGGGKVNTYRASLTYNKNENLGFFTGNEADEVLLNLGEVFYLNSKLKLTSNFSLTSQNNKSNGMSLNDYTSFPEYQRILDDQGDYVAQRKDWFPSFKEQKAAEGYPYNWDYNLKQEFDNKNNKSISTVIRVQTALEYDVLDYLSIMASYQFEWSNTNVNNLENENTYAVRHLVNTYTREEGGNIISHIPKGSRLTSSSSYNKAHQGRLQLNFDKSFNEGLHKVTALAGYELRQELFNSSRTILYGYNPETLVSADIPFGVKVPTTGGWGSWDVAVRNPSIVNQEENRYISYYANAGYTYNNKYTLTGSIRLDDTNLFGASEKYRIIPLYSFGGKWDIGKEDFVKDSNTIDYLSLRGTYGVNGNVDRSTSPYLIAGIEKYIEGNFDFAYIKNVKNPELRLEKVFVTNFGVDFGLFDGLLSGTVEYYHKNSQDLLSPVSFPSLYGFNSAVINVGKMENKGFDVNLKVDVARKGALKYNAIFNFSYNKNTVTEVEVPEETIPTYLASQPLLNTPLRYLYSYRSDGLGANGDPYIYNEKGQLVDLKGQTDVNGTPEDVEITDLNALVYHGTTTPKYYGSWINNISYNNFYLRTLTTFKFGHVFRNTDILNYDWVSTDGKLAHIHSDFDKRWREPGDENHTDIPRIPVAGDELLGRRGGYKRYFQSDRFIDSAAHIRFKEIILGYNFNSKLLDKIGLSKLSISAQARNLGLINFNKWDKDPESLTRPTMPTYTLNFSAIF; encoded by the coding sequence ATGATGAGGACTTTCATTTTTTTATTTAGTATTACGATGTTTGGTTTCATGCCAAATGCCGTATTGTCTCAAAAATCAAAAATTAAAATAAAAGAGGACAAACACTTAACCGTAGATCAAGTGTTTAGACTTATAATGGATCAAACGGACTATAACTTTATTTATGAAGTAGGCTTATTTAAAGATTTTCCAACTATTGAAGTTAAAAAGGGAGCTGAAAACGCTAATAAACTGTTAAGAAGGAGTTTAGGGTATAAAAATCTTAATGTAGTAGTTTCAAAAAGTAATACCATAATTGTTAAAGATGCAAAAACCATTCAGCAACGTCAAATCTCTGGTAAAGTAATAGACCAAGCAGGTTTGCCTATAGCTGGTGTCACTGTACAAGTTAAAGGCACAATAAAGGCCATTGCTACAAATTTTGATGGTACTTATACTATTACGGTTACAGACTCACAAAATGTTTTGGTATTTAGTAGTCTAGGTTTCAAAGATCAGGAGGTTTTGGTTGCGAATCAAACCAAAATAAATGTTGTTTTACTCGAAGATGTTTCAAAGCTGGATGAAGTAGTAGTTAGTACAGGATATCAAAAAATATCTAAAGAAAGAGTTACTGGTTCGGTTCAACAAATTAGAAATAAAGACCTTAGTGTTAAAACAGCTCAAAATATACTTTCAAAATTAGAAGGTGAAGTTGCGGGGCTCTTGGTGGATGAGAAAGACGAATTCGTAATTAGAGGTTTGGGATCTATGAAAATTGGAGGAAGACCTTTAATTGTGGTAGACGGTTTTCCTATAACCCAAGATTTAAGTTCAATAAACCCTAATGATATCAAAGACATTTCTGTATTGAGAGATGCTGCTGCCGCTTCAATTTGGGGTATTCGTGCCGCCAATGGCGTAATTGTTATTGTAACAAAAAAAGGAAATAGAGAACGTAAGCCAACGATTGAATTCTCAACAAATTTTGCGATTACTCCAAAATATAGTTTAAAAGATTTGTCCTATGCCCCTAGTTCAAGTTTTTTAGAATTCCAAAAACACAGAGTCGATAACGAATGGCTGTATCGATTTGGTTTTGGAGGATACTTTGATACAGCACTGGATACTTATTTTCTTCTTGATCAAGGGCAAATAAGCCAAAATGAAGCTGATAATATCATTAATGATTTTAGAAATACAGATGGTAGAAAAGAATTTGAAGACCTTTTTAGGAATAATACATATTGGTCTCAATATAACCTTGCCTTTAATGGTGGAGGGAAAGTAAATACCTATCGTGCATCATTGACATATAATAAAAACGAGAATCTTGGTTTTTTTACTGGGAACGAAGCTGATGAGGTTTTGCTTAATCTTGGAGAGGTATTTTATCTAAACTCAAAACTAAAGCTTACCTCTAATTTTAGTTTAACTTCCCAAAATAATAAATCAAATGGGATGAGTCTAAATGACTATACCAGTTTTCCTGAGTATCAGCGTATATTAGATGATCAGGGGGATTATGTTGCTCAACGAAAAGACTGGTTTCCATCTTTTAAAGAACAAAAAGCTGCTGAAGGATATCCATATAACTGGGATTATAATTTAAAACAGGAATTTGATAATAAAAATAATAAATCTATATCAACAGTAATAAGAGTTCAAACTGCATTAGAATATGATGTATTAGATTATTTATCAATTATGGCATCCTATCAGTTTGAATGGAGTAATACAAATGTAAATAATCTAGAGAATGAGAATACCTATGCCGTAAGACATCTAGTCAATACTTATACAAGAGAGGAAGGCGGTAATATAATTAGCCATATTCCTAAAGGCAGTAGACTTACTAGCAGTAGTTCATATAATAAAGCACATCAAGGACGTCTACAGCTAAACTTTGATAAATCTTTTAACGAAGGGCTTCACAAAGTAACAGCATTGGCAGGTTATGAATTGAGACAAGAACTATTTAATAGTAGCCGTACTATACTTTATGGATATAATCCAGAGACGCTAGTATCTGCTGATATTCCATTTGGAGTAAAAGTACCGACTACAGGTGGATGGGGAAGTTGGGATGTAGCTGTTAGAAACCCAAGTATTGTAAACCAAGAAGAAAATAGATATATTTCATATTATGCAAACGCTGGTTATACCTATAATAACAAATATACCCTAACAGGGAGTATTAGGCTAGATGATACCAATCTTTTTGGAGCTAGTGAAAAATACAGAATTATTCCGCTTTACTCTTTTGGAGGCAAATGGGACATTGGTAAGGAGGACTTTGTTAAAGACAGCAATACCATTGATTATCTTAGTTTAAGAGGAACTTATGGCGTTAATGGAAATGTAGATAGAAGCACGTCTCCATACTTAATTGCGGGAATAGAAAAATATATAGAAGGAAATTTTGACTTTGCATATATCAAAAACGTAAAAAACCCAGAGCTTAGATTAGAAAAAGTATTTGTTACCAACTTTGGTGTTGATTTTGGATTATTTGATGGTTTATTAAGTGGTACTGTAGAATATTACCATAAAAATAGTCAAGATTTATTATCTCCCGTATCTTTTCCTTCACTATACGGTTTTAATTCTGCCGTTATTAATGTTGGGAAAATGGAAAACAAAGGATTTGATGTTAACTTAAAGGTAGATGTTGCTAGAAAAGGAGCACTTAAATATAATGCGATATTTAATTTTAGCTATAACAAAAATACAGTAACAGAGGTTGAAGTCCCTGAAGAAACTATACCAACCTATTTAGCTTCGCAACCTCTTTTAAATACACCGTTAAGATACCTATATAGTTACCGGTCTGATGGTTTAGGTGCTAACGGAGACCCGTATATCTATAATGAAAAAGGCCAATTAGTGGATCTAAAGGGGCAAACTGATGTAAATGGTACTCCTGAAGATGTAGAGATAACTGACCTTAATGCTTTAGTGTATCATGGGACAACAACTCCAAAATATTACGGTTCGTGGATAAACAATATATCGTATAACAATTTTTATCTAAGAACATTAACCACTTTTAAATTTGGGCATGTATTTAGAAATACTGATATTTTAAATTATGATTGGGTGAGTACCGATGGCAAATTAGCACATATCCATAGCGATTTTGACAAAAGATGGAGAGAGCCAGGTGACGAAAACCACACAGACATTCCAAGAATACCTGTGGCAGGAGATGAACTACTTGGAAGGAGAGGTGGCTATAAGAGATACTTTCAGAGTGATAGATTCATTGATTCTGCTGCACATATTAGGTTTAAGGAAATAATTTTAGGATATAATTTTAATTCTAAATTATTAGATAAAATAGGATTAAGTAAATTAAGTATTAGCGCGCAAGCCAGAAACTTAGGCCTTATCAATTTCAATAAGTGGGATAAAGATCCTGAGAGTTTAACCCGACCTACTATGCCTACATATACACTCAATTTTTCAGCTATTTTTTAA
- a CDS encoding RagB/SusD family nutrient uptake outer membrane protein, which yields MKKIYIIYLVILSIFSGCDKEWLEIQPKGVLIPTAVNDYRLLLDQVEPGRYGDKISPGFATGYSNTDLMSDDFPMSDFNDEHYFGVTDVRRGTWADNIFELNEEDPDWKNLYGQIYPANITIEEVMTATNGTEAEKLQLLAEAKVHRAYSYFALVNMYALHYGPDASSTPGVPLRLDSSFKGDLSRVPVQKIYDLMVEDIKASISNLPDVPETRFHSHRPSKVSAYALLARVLLYMGLYDDALDAATESLKIKNTLIDYNVLGFSRNVLRLHDLENDIEVLWRKQTPKIHASLTASDELYNLYEADDLRQRLYIASIDYWGSPEEGYLLPAYTRRNYRGLGFTVAEMLLTRAECNVRLNNTGLAVGDLNLLREKRYITGTHTPITSTDKDEVLDLVKKERRLELAGNGLRFFDLKRYNQFDNANISLTVTHNGTIHTLPPGGNNWAIPIAQKYIVSTPEIGENIRD from the coding sequence ATGAAAAAAATATATATAATATACCTAGTAATTTTATCAATTTTTAGTGGATGCGATAAAGAATGGTTAGAGATTCAACCTAAAGGAGTACTGATACCAACTGCTGTTAATGATTATAGACTATTATTAGATCAAGTAGAACCAGGTCGATATGGCGATAAGATTTCACCTGGTTTTGCCACAGGATATTCTAACACCGATCTCATGTCTGATGATTTTCCTATGTCAGATTTTAACGACGAACATTATTTTGGTGTTACGGACGTAAGAAGAGGTACTTGGGCTGATAATATATTTGAACTCAATGAAGAGGATCCGGATTGGAAAAACTTGTATGGGCAAATTTATCCAGCTAATATTACCATTGAAGAAGTTATGACTGCAACCAATGGTACAGAAGCAGAGAAGTTACAGCTTCTAGCAGAGGCCAAAGTACATCGTGCATATAGTTATTTTGCGCTTGTAAATATGTATGCACTTCATTATGGTCCCGATGCATCTTCTACCCCTGGAGTTCCTTTACGATTAGATTCATCATTTAAAGGAGATTTGTCCAGAGTACCCGTTCAGAAGATCTATGATTTAATGGTTGAAGATATTAAAGCTTCGATTTCTAACCTTCCAGATGTACCTGAAACAAGGTTTCATAGTCACAGACCTTCAAAAGTAAGCGCTTACGCACTTTTAGCAAGAGTTTTATTGTATATGGGGCTTTATGATGATGCATTGGATGCAGCCACGGAATCTTTAAAGATTAAAAATACTCTCATTGACTATAATGTATTGGGATTTAGTCGTAATGTATTGCGGTTGCATGATCTGGAAAATGATATTGAAGTACTATGGAGAAAACAGACGCCAAAAATTCATGCTTCATTAACTGCTTCAGATGAATTGTATAATTTATATGAAGCAGATGATCTTAGACAAAGGTTGTATATTGCATCAATCGACTATTGGGGTTCTCCAGAGGAGGGATATTTATTACCAGCTTACACCCGAAGAAATTATAGGGGGTTAGGATTTACAGTGGCGGAAATGCTGCTTACTCGAGCAGAGTGTAATGTTCGGCTTAATAATACAGGATTGGCTGTAGGCGACCTAAATTTATTAAGAGAAAAGAGATATATTACGGGAACGCATACCCCAATAACCAGTACAGATAAAGATGAAGTTCTTGACTTGGTTAAAAAAGAAAGACGATTGGAACTCGCAGGAAACGGGTTGAGGTTTTTTGACCTGAAAAGATACAATCAGTTTGATAACGCAAACATTTCTTTAACAGTAACTCATAACGGAACAATACATACGCTTCCTCCGGGAGGCAATAACTGGGCTATACCTATTGCTCAAAAATACATAGTATCAACTCCAGAAATTGGTGAGAATATAAGAGATTAA
- a CDS encoding redoxin family protein, producing the protein MKLAIKLSGILYISFLGFTSCKTEGQLNKDEHTFTIEGKIKGLTSNLYYRHPDKEYSREHPSDSIVVTNGKFSLTDSISNLSLLNFYTSYDTKKNNLYKIAKSGGFYPVKSMYLMMYAFPGASIEVSGEAIDFMNAYPSGDIYNNGLAEINKITFPNYNESANLMIKASFEKDSSKVEILNKASDSISELVRLAQIDYIKNHPESLAALWYLENMIMTEQIDDDTAIALYQKASPNLTSTETYKAISSRIEGIEATKEGMLVPSIKSTSTIDGSEFDIFSLRGKYVLIDFWGTWCGPCVEEMPKVKSFQEKYKDQLVVLGINSGDTKKRVVKFLKNNDYQWQQLMSDKANTPDNFVNRFNVKGFPTKFIIDPEGKIVKRYLGSGEDTFSLLEELLN; encoded by the coding sequence ATGAAATTAGCGATTAAACTATCGGGTATCCTTTATATATCCTTCCTTGGATTTACTTCTTGCAAAACAGAAGGACAGCTTAATAAAGACGAACATACATTTACTATAGAAGGTAAAATAAAAGGTTTAACAAGTAATTTGTATTATAGGCATCCAGATAAAGAATATTCAAGAGAACATCCTTCAGACTCTATCGTGGTGACCAATGGTAAATTTTCATTGACGGATTCGATTTCTAACTTATCCCTACTCAATTTTTATACAAGTTATGATACAAAGAAAAATAATTTATATAAAATTGCTAAAAGTGGTGGGTTTTATCCTGTAAAATCGATGTATTTAATGATGTATGCCTTTCCTGGCGCATCTATTGAAGTCTCAGGAGAGGCAATTGATTTTATGAATGCATACCCTTCTGGAGATATCTATAACAACGGCTTGGCAGAGATAAACAAAATTACTTTTCCAAATTATAATGAAAGCGCCAACTTAATGATAAAAGCCTCCTTTGAAAAAGATTCTTCTAAAGTTGAAATACTCAATAAAGCATCAGATAGTATCAGTGAATTAGTAAGATTAGCACAGATCGATTATATAAAAAACCATCCAGAATCTTTAGCTGCGCTATGGTATCTTGAAAATATGATTATGACAGAACAAATAGATGATGATACAGCCATTGCACTTTATCAAAAAGCATCTCCCAACTTAACATCTACTGAAACCTATAAGGCGATCTCATCAAGAATTGAAGGAATTGAAGCTACCAAAGAGGGAATGCTTGTACCTAGCATAAAAAGTACATCCACGATAGATGGTAGCGAGTTTGATATTTTCTCTTTAAGAGGGAAATATGTATTAATCGATTTTTGGGGAACTTGGTGCGGCCCCTGTGTTGAGGAAATGCCTAAAGTGAAAAGCTTTCAAGAAAAATATAAAGATCAACTCGTCGTGTTAGGCATTAATTCAGGGGATACAAAAAAAAGGGTGGTTAAATTTTTAAAAAATAATGACTATCAATGGCAACAATTAATGAGTGATAAAGCAAACACTCCAGATAATTTTGTCAATCGATTTAATGTAAAAGGATTTCCAACAAAATTCATTATTGATCCTGAAGGTAAAATCGTTAAACGTTATTTAGGATCAGGAGAAGATACATTTAGTTTATTAGAAGAATTATTAAACTAG
- a CDS encoding OmpA/MotB family protein: MKKLLLLSLSTTLLLSSCISKKQFTDLEAKQKETQDLLNTATVKLNSCITDKATAIARATALEEQIADLRKSNDNLQVLSAKGASNIEKTLESIKEKDLKITRLQDAITKKDSVTLALVTSFKREVGINDPDIEVNVEKGVVFISIADKLLFKSGSYNVTSKAKDVLAKVAKVVNSKPDFECMVEGHTDSVPYNKAPLIDNWDLSVKRSTSIIRVLETLDVNPGRLIAAGRSSYVPLVDNDTAENRSKNRRTRIVVLPKIDQFYDMIEKEMKNLEAGGN, encoded by the coding sequence ATGAAAAAACTTTTATTATTAAGCTTATCTACAACACTTTTATTAAGTTCTTGTATTTCTAAAAAGCAATTTACAGACCTTGAAGCAAAACAAAAAGAAACTCAAGATTTACTTAACACCGCAACGGTAAAATTAAATTCTTGTATCACTGACAAAGCAACTGCAATAGCAAGAGCCACTGCTTTGGAAGAACAAATAGCAGATTTACGAAAAAGTAATGACAATTTACAGGTTCTATCTGCAAAGGGAGCAAGTAACATCGAGAAAACTTTAGAGAGCATTAAAGAAAAAGATTTGAAAATCACACGTTTACAAGATGCTATCACTAAAAAAGATAGTGTTACTTTAGCATTAGTAACGAGTTTCAAACGTGAAGTTGGTATTAACGATCCAGATATTGAGGTAAATGTTGAAAAAGGTGTTGTGTTTATTTCTATTGCTGATAAATTATTATTTAAAAGCGGTAGCTACAATGTAACATCTAAAGCTAAAGATGTTCTTGCTAAAGTTGCTAAAGTAGTAAACAGCAAGCCTGATTTTGAATGTATGGTAGAAGGTCACACAGATAGTGTTCCTTATAATAAAGCGCCATTAATTGATAACTGGGATTTAAGTGTTAAGCGTTCTACATCTATTATCAGAGTACTTGAAACTTTAGATGTAAATCCTGGAAGATTAATTGCTGCTGGTCGTAGCTCTTATGTACCATTAGTAGATAATGATACTGCAGAAAACAGATCAAAAAACAGACGTACTCGTATCGTGGTTCTTCCTAAAATCGATCAGTTTTATGACATGATTGAAAAAGAAATGAAAAATCTTGAAGCTGGCGGAAACTAA